One window from the genome of Nicotiana sylvestris chromosome 9, ASM39365v2, whole genome shotgun sequence encodes:
- the LOC104237969 gene encoding UDP-D-apiose/UDP-D-xylose synthase 2-like, giving the protein MAGGRIDLDGNVIKPMKICMIGAGGFIGSHLCEKLMNETPHTVLAVDVYSDKIKHLLEPADLPWTGRIQFHRINIKNDSRLEGLIKMADLVVNLAAICTPADYNTRPLDTIYSNFIDALPVVKYCSENGKRLIHFSTCEVYGKTIGAFLPEDSPLRQDPAYYVLKEDVSPCIFGSIEKQRWSYACAKQLIERLIYAEGAENALEFTIVRPFNWIGPRMDFIPGIDGPSEGVPRVLACFSNNLLRHEPLKLVDGGHSQRTFIYIKDAIEAVLLMIENPTRANGQIFNVGNPNNEVTVRQLAEMMTQVYSKVSGESPLETPTIDVSSKEFYGEGYDDSDKRIPDMTIINRQLGWNPKTSLWDLLESTLTYQHRTYAEAVKQAMSKTTAN; this is encoded by the exons ATGGCAGGAGGGAGAATAGATCTAGACGGCAATGTTATAAAGCCGATGAAAATATGCATGATCGGCGCCGGTGGTTTCATTGGGTCCCACTTATGTGAGAAGCTGATGAATGAAACGCCGCACACGGTGCTCGCTGTCGATGTTTACAGTGATAAAATCAAGCATCTACTTGAACCGGCTGATCTCCCTTGGACCGGTCGTATTCAGTTCCATAGAATTAATATTAAGAATGATTCTCGCCTTGAAGGTCTCATCAAAATGGCAGATCTG GTTGTAAATCTTGCTGCGATCTGCACGCCAGCTGATTATAATACTCGTCCACTTGACACAATCTACAGCAACTTCATTGACGCTTTACCAGTG GTTAAATACTGCTCAGAAAATGGAAAGCGTCTCATTCACTTTTCCACTTGTGAAGTTTATGGGAAAACCATAGGTGCCTTTTTACCCGAAGACAGCCCATTGCGACAG GATCCTGCTTACTATGTCCTTAAGGAAGATGTCTCTCCTTGTATTTTTGGATCTATTGAGAAGCAAAGGTGGTCCTACGCATGTGCAAAGCAATTGATTGAGAGGTTGATCTATG CTGAGGGTGCTGAGAATGCCTTAGAATTCACCATTGTTAGGCCCTTCAACTGGATTGGTCCGAGGATGGATTTCATACCTGGGATTGATGGTCCTAGCGAAGGTGTTCCGAGAGTGTTGGCTTGCTTTAGTAAT AATCTTTTAAGACATGAACCACTAAAGCTAGTGGACGGTGGACACTCGCAAAGAACCTTCATATATATTAAGGATGCTATTGAAGCTGTTCTCCTGATGATT GAAAATCCTACACGGGCTAATGGGCAGATCTTTAATGTCGGCAATCCTAATAATGAAGTCACTGTTAGGCAGCTAGCTGAAATGATGACTCAG GTGTATTCAAAGGTGAGTGGAGAATCTCCTCTTGAAACACCCACCATTGATGTAAGTTCTAAAGAATTTTACGGCGAGGGGTACGATGACAGTGACAAACGAATTCCAGACATGACCATAATTAACAGACAGCTCG GTTGGAACCCGAAGACATCCCTATGGGACTTGCTTGAATCCACGCTGACATACCAACATAGGACTTATGCTGAGGCTGTCAAGCAGGCGATGTCAAAGACAACTGCAAATTGA